A window of Limosilactobacillus reuteri genomic DNA:
ATGTCATTGCGAAATGTTGGGGTTGATAATCTTAACCATGAATTAGCACAAAAACTTGGTTTCCAAATTACTAATGTGCCGGTTTATTCTCCAGCTGCGATTGCCGAATTTTCAGTTACTCAAGCCCTTAATCTTTTGCGGCGAACAAAAGAATTTTATTTAAAATTAGCGAAAGGGGATTATAACTGGGCACCGCATCTTGCTAAGGAAATGAATAAGCAGGTTGTCGGGATAGTTGGAACAGGAAACATTGGCTCCACAGCAGCTAAAATTTTTGCTGGTTTTGGTGCAAAAGTGATTGCGTATAGCCGTCATCAAAATAAGAAACTAGAAGGAATTGTTGAATACGTTAGCCTTGATGAATTATATAAACGAGCAACAATTATTTCACTTTATTTGCCCCATGTTTCAGCGACAGATAAAATGCTTAATGAAAAAACATTTGCAATGATGCAGGACGGGGTCTTACTGGTTAACACTGCCCGTGGACCATTAATCGATGAAAAGGCATTGATTGAAGCGTTGAATAGCGGTAAAGTCGGAGGAGCTGCTCTAGACGTAATGACTGGTGAAACCAAGATTTTTAACCAGCAAATTAATTTCCAAAAAGTCGATTATGATGAATTTAAAGATTTAGTTGATCGGCCAAATGTTTTAATCACGCCACATATTGCTTTCTATACTGATCAAGCAATCAAAAACATGGTTAAGATGAGTTTATCTGCCAATCTAGATTTGATTAAAACTGGCACCTCAGATAAACTAGTTAAATTTTAAAATAAGTTAAGTGAAAAACCTTGTCAGTTTGCAAGGTTTTTTGTATACTATATTTCGGTGTTACGCGCCAATTTCACACCCAGAATGATGGTGGTGAGGGTGCTTAAATAGTCCCATTGCCAGAAGAAGACTGGGGAGGAAAAACAATTTGGAGGTATATTTATGTCTGTTGTATCTATGAAGCAATTGCTTGAAGCCGGTGTCCACTTCGGTCACCAAACTCGTCGTTGGAACCCAAAGATGGAAGAATACATCTTTACTGAACGTAACGGTATTTACATCATTGACTTACAAAAGACTGTTAAGTTAATTGATACTGCTTACAACTACATGAAGGATGTTGCTGCTAACGATGGTGTTGCTTTATTTGTTGGTACAAAGAAGCAAGCTCAAGATGCTATTGAAGAAGAAGCTACTCGTGCAGGTCAATACTACGTTAACCACCGTTGGTTAGGTGGTACTTTGACCAACTGGAAGACTATCCAATCACGGATCGCTCGTTTGAAGGAACTTAAGAAGATGAGCGAAGACGGTACATTTGATGTTCTTCCTAAGAAGGAAGTTGCTGTCTTAACTAAGCAACGTGAAAAGCTTGAACGTTTCCTTGGTGGTATTGAAGATATGCCACGGATCCCAGATGTTATGTTCATCGTTGATCCTCACAAGGAACAAATCGCTGTTAAGGAAGCTCAAAAGTTACACATTCCAATCGTAGCTATGGTTGATACTAACACTGACCCAGACGACATTGATTACGTTATCCCATCAAACGATGATGCTATCCGTGCCGTCCGCTTAATCACTTCAAAGATGGCTGATGCTTTTGTTGAAGGTAAGCAAGGTCAAGACGATGCTCAACAAGAAACTGCTGATGATAACGCTGCT
This region includes:
- the rpsB gene encoding 30S ribosomal protein S2; translated protein: MSVVSMKQLLEAGVHFGHQTRRWNPKMEEYIFTERNGIYIIDLQKTVKLIDTAYNYMKDVAANDGVALFVGTKKQAQDAIEEEATRAGQYYVNHRWLGGTLTNWKTIQSRIARLKELKKMSEDGTFDVLPKKEVAVLTKQREKLERFLGGIEDMPRIPDVMFIVDPHKEQIAVKEAQKLHIPIVAMVDTNTDPDDIDYVIPSNDDAIRAVRLITSKMADAFVEGKQGQDDAQQETADDNAANETVSEDSLKNLKNSVEGKED
- a CDS encoding D-2-hydroxyacid dehydrogenase, with the translated sequence MKIYMYGVYQNEVPYIKEWQEEHLEVTVNSTTKLLDENTVNLSKGSDGVVVFQQKSYSDETLRQLALNGITKMSLRNVGVDNLNHELAQKLGFQITNVPVYSPAAIAEFSVTQALNLLRRTKEFYLKLAKGDYNWAPHLAKEMNKQVVGIVGTGNIGSTAAKIFAGFGAKVIAYSRHQNKKLEGIVEYVSLDELYKRATIISLYLPHVSATDKMLNEKTFAMMQDGVLLVNTARGPLIDEKALIEALNSGKVGGAALDVMTGETKIFNQQINFQKVDYDEFKDLVDRPNVLITPHIAFYTDQAIKNMVKMSLSANLDLIKTGTSDKLVKF